In Solanum lycopersicum chromosome 5, SLM_r2.1, the following are encoded in one genomic region:
- the LOC101256880 gene encoding uncharacterized protein isoform X1: MWVFYLISLPLTLGMVIWTLKYFSGPEVPRYVFFTVGYTWFCSISIIILVPADIWTTIVGSDNGGISFFWSWSYWSTFLLTWLVVPLIQGFEDAGDFTLVERLKTSIHANLVFYAILGLVGLLGLILLITMRKSWDGNALGFAMACSNTFGLVTGAFLLGFGMSEIPKSMWKNADWTTRQKVLSHKIAKMAVKLDDAHQELSNAIVVAQATSKQMSKRDPLRRYMDVIDNMLVQMFREDPSFKPQGGQLGEDDMDYDTDDKSMAKLRRNLRIAREEYYRYKSEYLTYVTEALELEDTIKNYEQRNATGWKFVSTLRSERAGTLGSFFDTTELIWRCVLRKQLEKVSAVILGCMSVAILLAEATLLPRGVDLSLFSILIKSVGDQEVLVQVFAFLPLMYMCVCTYYSLFKAGMYMFYSLTPRQTSSVSLLMICSMIARYAPPISYNFLNLISLGENKKTIFEKRMGTVDKAVPFFGQGFNKIYPLIMVLYTLLVASNFFDWIIRFFGNWKIFRFQSETDDMDGFDPSGLLILQKERSWLEQGRKLGEHVLPLARNFNNMTVDLESDGNTIHTNDFESKALMESRKDRGSSSRPLKDEARRYSGSKEAISSKYAALREQGKLPSHVKPMEEDIGSTKVSLLDSASSQSGGAVAAPSGLAGRWASMKSGFQNFKTNIEAKRLIPLRQVGEFVPLRQTQDTNVSRASSSVSLDEIFQKLKRPAMESENYGDDDDHERRPRR, translated from the exons ACAATAGTTGGGAGTGATAATGGAGGCATATCATTCTTTTGGAGCTGGTCATACTGGAGTACATTCCTACTCACATG GCTCGTTGTTCCCCTCATTCAAGGTTTTGAAGATGCTGGAGACTTTACACTTGTAGAGCGATTGAAGACTAGCATACACGCCAACTTGGTCTTCTATGCCATCTTGGGGCTAGTCGGTCTTCTTGGACTTATTCTCCTCATTACTATGCGGAAAAGTTG GGATGGTAATGCACTGGGTTTTGCGATGGCATGCTCAAATACTTTTGGACTTGTGACTGGTGCTTTTCTTCTTGGTTTTGGTATGAGCGAAATTCCAAAGAGCATGTGGAAAAATGCCGATTGGACTACTCGTCAGAAGGTTCTTTCTCATAAAATTGCAAAAATGGCTGTGAAGCTTGATGATGCCCATCAAGAATTATCAAATGCTATTGTG GTTGCTCAGGCTACATCAAAGCAGATGTCCAAGCGTGATCCTTTGAGGCGTTATATGGATGTTATTGATAATATGTTAGTTCAAATG TTCAGGGAGGATCCATCTTTCAAACCACAAGGGGGTCAGTTGGGAGAAGATGACATGGATTATGATACAGATGATAAATCAATGGCAAAGCTTAGGCGTAATCTTCGTATAGCTCGAGAGGAGTACTATAGATACAAAAG TGAGTATTTGACATATGTAACAGAGGCTCTTGAACTGGAGGATACTATAAAGAATTATGAGCAGCGCAATGCAACTGGTTG GAAATTTGTTTCAACCTTGAGATCTGAAAGGGCTGGAACATTGGGTTCCTTCTTTGACACAACAG AATTAATCTGGCGATGTGTCCTGAGGAAGCAATTGGAGAAAGTCTCAGCTGTAATTCTTGGTTGCATGTCTGTTGCTATTCTATTAGCAGAAGCAACTCTTTTGCCAAGGGGAGTCGATTTGTCTCTGTTTTCCATTCTAATAAAGTCTGTTGGAGATCAAGAGGTTCTTGTTCAG GTGTTTGCTTTTCTGCCacttatgtatatgtgtgtcTGCACTTACTATTCGCTGTTCAAAGCTGGAATGTATATGTTTTACTCATTGACACCGAGACAAACAAGTTCTGTGAGCTTGTTAATGATTTGCTC GATGATTGCCCGTTATGCACCTCCAATTTCGTACAATTTCCTTAACCTTATCAGTCTCGGCGAAAACAAGAAAACCATTTTTGAGAAG CGAATGGGAACTGTTGACAAGGCTGTTCCTTTCTTTGGTCAAGGATTCAACAAAATTTATCCACTTATTATGGTTTTATATACGTTGCTAGTGGCAAGCAATTTCTTTGATTGGATAATCAGATTTTTTGGGAACTGGAAGATATTTAGATTTCAGTCAGAGACAGATGATATGGATGGTTTTGATCCATCAGGGTTACTGATCTTGCAGAAAG AACGAAGCTGGCTCGAACAAGGACGCAAACTTGGTGAACATGTTTTGCCATTAGCAAGGAATTTCAACAATATGACAGTGGATCTGGAGTCTGATGGCAATACTATA CATACAAATGATTTTGAATCAAAGGCACTCATGGAATCAAGAAAGGACCGAGGGAGTTCGTCAAGACCTTTGAAAGATGAGGCCCGTCGGTATTCAGGGAGCAAGGAAGCCATTAGCAGCAAATATGCTGCCTTGAGGGAACAGGGCAAGCTACCATCTCATGTGAAGCCAATGGAGGAGGATATAGGCTCTACTAAGGTCTCTTTACTTGATTCTGCCAGCTCTCAATCTGGCGGTGCAGTAGCAGCTCCATCAGGTTTGGCTGGTAGATGGGCATCAATGAAATCAGGTTTCCAGAATTTCAAAACAAACATTGAAGCAAAAAGGTTAATTCCACTACGCCAAGTTGGTGAATTTGTTCCTTTACGTCAAACTCAGGATACAAACGTTTCTCGTGCCTCCTCATCCGTATCTCTTGATGAGATATTCCAGAAATTAAAACGGCCTGCTATGGAGAGTGAAAATTACGGTGATGATGACGATCATGAGAGAAGGCCCAGGAGGTGA
- the LOC101256880 gene encoding uncharacterized protein isoform X2 codes for MWVFYLISLPLTLGMVIWTLKYFSGPEVPRYVFFTVGYTWFCSISIIILVPADIWTTIVGSDNGGISFFWSWSYWSTFLLTWLVVPLIQGFEDAGDFTLVERLKTSIHANLVFYAILGLVGLLGLILLITMRKSWDGNALGFAMACSNTFGLVTGAFLLGFGMSEIPKSMWKNADWTTRQKVLSHKIAKMAVKLDDAHQELSNAIVVAQATSKQMSKRDPLRRYMDVIDNMLVQMFREDPSFKPQGGQLGEDDMDYDTDDKSMAKLRRNLRIAREEYYRYKSEYLTYVTEALELEDTIKNYEQRNATGWKFVSTLRSERAGTLGSFFDTTELIWRCVLRKQLEKVSAVILGCMSVAILLAEATLLPRGVDLSLFSILIKSVGDQEVLVQVFAFLPLMYMCVCTYYSLFKAGMYMFYSLTPRQTSSVSLLMICSMIARYAPPISYNFLNLISLGENKKTIFEKRMGTVDKAVPFFGQGFNKIYPLIMVLYTLLVASNFFDWIIRFFGNWKIFRFQSETDDMDGFDPSGLLILQKERSWLEQGRKLGEHVLPLARNFNNMTVDLESDGNTIVSYK; via the exons ACAATAGTTGGGAGTGATAATGGAGGCATATCATTCTTTTGGAGCTGGTCATACTGGAGTACATTCCTACTCACATG GCTCGTTGTTCCCCTCATTCAAGGTTTTGAAGATGCTGGAGACTTTACACTTGTAGAGCGATTGAAGACTAGCATACACGCCAACTTGGTCTTCTATGCCATCTTGGGGCTAGTCGGTCTTCTTGGACTTATTCTCCTCATTACTATGCGGAAAAGTTG GGATGGTAATGCACTGGGTTTTGCGATGGCATGCTCAAATACTTTTGGACTTGTGACTGGTGCTTTTCTTCTTGGTTTTGGTATGAGCGAAATTCCAAAGAGCATGTGGAAAAATGCCGATTGGACTACTCGTCAGAAGGTTCTTTCTCATAAAATTGCAAAAATGGCTGTGAAGCTTGATGATGCCCATCAAGAATTATCAAATGCTATTGTG GTTGCTCAGGCTACATCAAAGCAGATGTCCAAGCGTGATCCTTTGAGGCGTTATATGGATGTTATTGATAATATGTTAGTTCAAATG TTCAGGGAGGATCCATCTTTCAAACCACAAGGGGGTCAGTTGGGAGAAGATGACATGGATTATGATACAGATGATAAATCAATGGCAAAGCTTAGGCGTAATCTTCGTATAGCTCGAGAGGAGTACTATAGATACAAAAG TGAGTATTTGACATATGTAACAGAGGCTCTTGAACTGGAGGATACTATAAAGAATTATGAGCAGCGCAATGCAACTGGTTG GAAATTTGTTTCAACCTTGAGATCTGAAAGGGCTGGAACATTGGGTTCCTTCTTTGACACAACAG AATTAATCTGGCGATGTGTCCTGAGGAAGCAATTGGAGAAAGTCTCAGCTGTAATTCTTGGTTGCATGTCTGTTGCTATTCTATTAGCAGAAGCAACTCTTTTGCCAAGGGGAGTCGATTTGTCTCTGTTTTCCATTCTAATAAAGTCTGTTGGAGATCAAGAGGTTCTTGTTCAG GTGTTTGCTTTTCTGCCacttatgtatatgtgtgtcTGCACTTACTATTCGCTGTTCAAAGCTGGAATGTATATGTTTTACTCATTGACACCGAGACAAACAAGTTCTGTGAGCTTGTTAATGATTTGCTC GATGATTGCCCGTTATGCACCTCCAATTTCGTACAATTTCCTTAACCTTATCAGTCTCGGCGAAAACAAGAAAACCATTTTTGAGAAG CGAATGGGAACTGTTGACAAGGCTGTTCCTTTCTTTGGTCAAGGATTCAACAAAATTTATCCACTTATTATGGTTTTATATACGTTGCTAGTGGCAAGCAATTTCTTTGATTGGATAATCAGATTTTTTGGGAACTGGAAGATATTTAGATTTCAGTCAGAGACAGATGATATGGATGGTTTTGATCCATCAGGGTTACTGATCTTGCAGAAAG AACGAAGCTGGCTCGAACAAGGACGCAAACTTGGTGAACATGTTTTGCCATTAGCAAGGAATTTCAACAATATGACAGTGGATCTGGAGTCTGATGGCAATACTATAGTAT CATACAAATGA